The following proteins are co-located in the Gordonia polyisoprenivorans genome:
- a CDS encoding NAD(P)/FAD-dependent oxidoreductase produces MTWASTPGRRAVEMVAQAAPTSYWLDRPDRPAPRQRLSEEIDADLLVVGGGFTGLWTAVTAAERDPGRRIVLVERDRIAEHASGRNGGFCSSSITHGLGNGIDRFEDEMDTLLRLGSETLDEIEAALARLDIDADAERTGELDIANADWQVDDLREMSSAAAFLGKEMPLLPGPQARARVNSPMVKAALFDPEVIMLDPAKLAWGLAAAAERLGVRIYEHTEVSGLRRENGRMRARAGFGDVVADRVVLATSASPSLVRRLRPYIVPVWDYALMTEPLDAERRAALGWAGREGLADCGPRFHYFRLTADDRILFGGWDALYHYGSDDSRRHEYEPAEFALLAEHLLQMFPQLEGVRASHTWGGVIDTCSRFCAFWDRSHGGRVVTTVGFTGLGVGASHFAAATALDLVDGLSTERTALKMVRSKPIPFPPEPLRWTGITLTRHQLARSERREGKRGAWLTAMDKVGLGFDS; encoded by the coding sequence ATGACGTGGGCGAGCACACCGGGACGCCGGGCCGTCGAGATGGTGGCACAGGCCGCGCCGACGTCGTATTGGCTCGACCGGCCCGACCGTCCCGCCCCCCGTCAGCGGCTGTCGGAGGAGATCGACGCCGACCTGCTGGTCGTCGGCGGTGGCTTCACCGGACTGTGGACCGCGGTGACCGCCGCCGAACGGGACCCGGGCCGGCGGATCGTGCTGGTCGAACGTGATCGCATCGCCGAGCACGCCTCCGGCCGCAACGGCGGATTCTGCTCGTCGAGCATCACCCACGGACTCGGCAACGGCATCGATCGCTTCGAGGACGAGATGGACACGTTGCTGCGTCTGGGGAGTGAGACGCTCGACGAGATCGAGGCCGCGTTGGCCCGCCTGGACATCGACGCCGATGCCGAGCGCACCGGCGAACTCGACATCGCCAACGCCGACTGGCAGGTCGATGATCTTCGGGAGATGTCTTCGGCGGCGGCATTTCTCGGTAAGGAGATGCCGTTGCTGCCGGGACCGCAGGCGCGGGCGCGGGTGAACTCGCCGATGGTCAAGGCTGCGCTCTTCGACCCCGAGGTGATCATGCTCGACCCCGCGAAACTCGCGTGGGGGCTGGCTGCGGCGGCCGAGCGGCTCGGGGTGCGCATCTACGAACACACCGAGGTCTCCGGACTGCGGCGCGAGAACGGCCGGATGCGCGCGCGGGCCGGGTTCGGTGACGTCGTCGCCGATCGGGTCGTCCTGGCGACCTCGGCGAGTCCGTCTCTCGTGCGGCGACTTCGGCCCTACATCGTTCCGGTATGGGACTACGCCCTGATGACCGAGCCCCTCGACGCCGAGCGGCGGGCGGCGCTGGGTTGGGCCGGACGCGAGGGTCTGGCCGATTGTGGTCCACGCTTCCACTACTTCCGGCTGACCGCCGACGATCGGATTCTGTTCGGCGGCTGGGATGCGCTCTACCACTACGGTTCCGACGACTCGCGTCGTCATGAGTACGAGCCGGCCGAGTTCGCGTTGCTGGCCGAACACCTGCTGCAGATGTTCCCGCAGCTCGAGGGTGTCCGCGCCAGTCACACCTGGGGTGGCGTGATCGACACCTGCTCACGGTTCTGTGCCTTCTGGGACCGCTCGCACGGTGGTCGGGTGGTGACCACGGTCGGCTTCACCGGCCTCGGCGTCGGGGCCTCACACTTCGCCGCGGCGACCGCACTCGATCTCGTCGACGGCCTGTCGACCGAGCGTACCGCCCTGAAGATGGTGCGCTCCAAGCCGATTCCGTTCCCGCCGGAACCGTTGCGGTGGACCGGGATCACGCTGACCCGCCACCAACTCGCCCGCAGCGAGCGTCGCGAGGGCAAGCGAGGCGCATGGTTGACCGCGATGGACAAGGTCGGCCTGGGCTTCGACAGCTGA
- a CDS encoding PaaI family thioesterase, translating into MTTEFTDGSMVMRALIPQSPFVATLGITLDDISDGHAELRMPFRPDLTTVGEMVHGGALSACADIGVMAAAWSGREIPATLRGVTTSLSVTFVSPLIAADLRIVADRLYGGKRLCHCTVDLRSATDDTLVARATGTYQVG; encoded by the coding sequence ATGACGACGGAATTCACCGACGGCTCGATGGTGATGCGTGCACTCATCCCGCAATCCCCCTTCGTGGCCACCCTGGGCATCACGCTCGACGACATCTCCGACGGCCACGCCGAACTGCGCATGCCGTTTCGCCCCGACCTGACCACGGTGGGCGAGATGGTGCACGGCGGCGCGCTCAGCGCATGTGCCGACATCGGGGTTATGGCTGCGGCGTGGTCCGGGCGGGAGATCCCCGCGACTCTGCGAGGCGTCACCACGTCACTGTCGGTCACCTTCGTCTCGCCGCTGATCGCAGCCGATCTGAGGATCGTTGCCGACCGCCTGTACGGCGGGAAACGACTGTGTCACTGCACTGTCGACCTGCGTTCGGCGACCGACGACACCCTCGTCGCCCGCGCTACGGGCACCTACCAGGTCGGTTGA
- a CDS encoding TetR family transcriptional regulator, which translates to MTSLLSEPHDRRRRRTRAAVLDAASTLFARDGYRQTSVDALAAAADIALTSLYANFDGGKAHVYAVLACAAAQRHAQRMSQTLQSVAPGGPAARAALTEYVNFHRDEPLAFRLLGLSDVADDPTPAVGIARREIAAILLGVVDEVVDRIADGPLPPRDRVEVREQVVVAWAGINGLLALVERGVIDDDPDGLLRRAVALHTHDLAGVDHAAR; encoded by the coding sequence ATGACCTCCTTGCTCTCCGAGCCCCACGACAGGCGACGGCGCCGCACCCGCGCCGCCGTCCTCGACGCGGCTTCCACTCTGTTCGCGCGCGACGGCTATCGACAGACCTCGGTCGACGCCCTCGCCGCCGCCGCCGACATCGCCCTGACCTCTCTCTATGCCAATTTCGACGGAGGCAAGGCTCACGTGTACGCGGTCCTCGCATGTGCTGCGGCGCAACGGCACGCCCAGCGCATGTCACAGACGTTGCAGTCGGTCGCTCCCGGTGGACCGGCCGCGCGTGCCGCGCTGACCGAATACGTCAACTTCCACCGCGATGAACCCCTGGCCTTCCGGTTGCTCGGGTTGTCCGACGTCGCCGACGACCCGACACCGGCGGTCGGTATCGCCCGTCGGGAGATCGCTGCGATCCTGCTGGGTGTCGTTGATGAGGTGGTCGATCGCATTGCCGATGGCCCGCTGCCCCCGCGCGATCGAGTTGAGGTTCGCGAGCAGGTTGTTGTTGCCTGGGCCGGGATCAATGGGCTGCTCGCGCTGGTGGAGCGCGGTGTGATCGATGACGACCCCGACGGCCTTCTGCGACGCGCCGTCGCGCTCCATACCCACGATCTGGCTGGTGTTGACCATGCGGCCCGGTGA